Proteins encoded within one genomic window of Gambusia affinis linkage group LG23, SWU_Gaff_1.0, whole genome shotgun sequence:
- the zgc:162331 gene encoding sushi domain-containing protein 3 isoform X2, protein MPLKDRWRSGGSCLWMLLLLPLLCCLVLAQGSTLSPEDSRSTTAAMLPEDWTNTTVPLQPDLQTVGQTPTEEPAEAPTEDQTEAPTEMQTQVFTNNYTGMSCVPVLPPRRGSFYVEKGTGMSVGSVLAFWCREGYQLVGSDKISCHVRKGKAQWSNYLPVCEGIPRPEDRGLRVAVLASVVSGIVIFAMSLSFLVCCLQERSSRDRAKKDGRSREKRSGRRSECWLETEEGEWEAFPPPKIFHLSQRMNPRLAPDSPLYLTGALNGYENRGYQRSQESLLKTSLPGLYRSESQLYPHVVLQRVPTPTAPSAPSAPSAPLYLHLPPSSSAGSSPAHTITQSQPQIMTQYPTPTYPPNPNTAVPTYPHPTPAPIYPNPNPPPQRPWQ, encoded by the exons ATGCCACTGAAGGACAGATGGAGGAGTGGGGGCAGCTGCCTCTggatgctgctgctcctgccCCTGCTCTGCTGTCTGGTTCTGGCACAGGGCTCCACGCTGAGCCCAGAGGACAGCCGGTCCACCACTGCTGCGATGCTGCCGGAGGACTGGACCAACACCACGGTGCCACTGCAGCCGGACCTGCAGACCGTCGGCCAAACGCCCACAGAGGAGCCGGCGGAGGCGCCGACGGAAGACCAGACGGAGGCACCGACGGAGATGCAGACTCAGGTCTTCACCAACAACTACACAG GTATGTCCTGCGTCCCCGTCCTGCCACCTCGTCGGGGTTCCTTCTATGTGGAGAAAGGAACAGGCATGTCGGTGGGCAGTGTGCTGGCCTTCTGGTGCAGAGAGGGATACCAGCTGGTCGGCAGCGACAAAATCTCCTGCCATGTCAGAAAGGGCAAAGCGCAGTGGAGCAACTACCTACCCGTCTGCGAAG GAATCCCCAGACCGGAGGACCGTGGACTGAGAGTGGCCGTGTTGGCTTCAGTTGTGAGTGGCATCGTCATTTTTGCCATGTCCTTGTCCTTCCTCGTCTGCTGCCTGCAGGAGCGATCTAGCCGGGACCGTGCCAAGAAAGACGGCCGGAGCAG AGAGAAGAGATCAGGCCGCCGCAGTGAATGCTGGCTGGAGACAGAAGAGGGCGAGTGGGAAGCCTTCCCTCCACCCAAGATTTTCCACCTGTCCCAAAGGATGAACCCCCGTCTGGCACCCGACAGTCCCCTTTACCTGACAGGAGCCCTCAACGGATACGAGAACAGAGGATACCAACG GAGTCAGGAGAGTCTGCTGAAGACCTCTCTGCCTGGACTCTACCGTTCTGAGTCCCAGCTGTACCCACACGTCGTCCTCCAGAGAGTTCCTACTCCTACTGCACCATCTGCTCCTTCCGCTCCATCGGCTCCTCTGTACCTCCACCTTCCCCCGTCTTCTTCGGCAGGCTCCTCCCCAGCCCACACCATTACCCAAAGCCAGCCCCAGATCATGACGCAGTACCCGACGCCAACGTATCCGCCCAACCCCAACACAGCTGTGCCTACTTACCCCCACCCAACACCAGCTCCTATttaccccaaccccaacccacCACCTCAGAGGCCATGGCAGTAG
- the zgc:162331 gene encoding sushi domain-containing protein 3 isoform X1 — MPLKDRWRSGGSCLWMLLLLPLLCCLVLAQGSTLSPEDSRSTTAAMLPEDWTNTTVPLQPDLQTVGQTPTEEPAEAPTEDQTEAPTEMQTQVFTNNYTGMSCVPVLPPRRGSFYVEKGTGMSVGSVLAFWCREGYQLVGSDKISCHVRKGKAQWSNYLPVCEGIPRPEDRGLRVAVLASVVSGIVIFAMSLSFLVCCLQERSSRDRAKKDGRSRRREKRSGRRSECWLETEEGEWEAFPPPKIFHLSQRMNPRLAPDSPLYLTGALNGYENRGYQRSQESLLKTSLPGLYRSESQLYPHVVLQRVPTPTAPSAPSAPSAPLYLHLPPSSSAGSSPAHTITQSQPQIMTQYPTPTYPPNPNTAVPTYPHPTPAPIYPNPNPPPQRPWQ; from the exons ATGCCACTGAAGGACAGATGGAGGAGTGGGGGCAGCTGCCTCTggatgctgctgctcctgccCCTGCTCTGCTGTCTGGTTCTGGCACAGGGCTCCACGCTGAGCCCAGAGGACAGCCGGTCCACCACTGCTGCGATGCTGCCGGAGGACTGGACCAACACCACGGTGCCACTGCAGCCGGACCTGCAGACCGTCGGCCAAACGCCCACAGAGGAGCCGGCGGAGGCGCCGACGGAAGACCAGACGGAGGCACCGACGGAGATGCAGACTCAGGTCTTCACCAACAACTACACAG GTATGTCCTGCGTCCCCGTCCTGCCACCTCGTCGGGGTTCCTTCTATGTGGAGAAAGGAACAGGCATGTCGGTGGGCAGTGTGCTGGCCTTCTGGTGCAGAGAGGGATACCAGCTGGTCGGCAGCGACAAAATCTCCTGCCATGTCAGAAAGGGCAAAGCGCAGTGGAGCAACTACCTACCCGTCTGCGAAG GAATCCCCAGACCGGAGGACCGTGGACTGAGAGTGGCCGTGTTGGCTTCAGTTGTGAGTGGCATCGTCATTTTTGCCATGTCCTTGTCCTTCCTCGTCTGCTGCCTGCAGGAGCGATCTAGCCGGGACCGTGCCAAGAAAGACGGCCGGAGCAG ACGCAGAGAGAAGAGATCAGGCCGCCGCAGTGAATGCTGGCTGGAGACAGAAGAGGGCGAGTGGGAAGCCTTCCCTCCACCCAAGATTTTCCACCTGTCCCAAAGGATGAACCCCCGTCTGGCACCCGACAGTCCCCTTTACCTGACAGGAGCCCTCAACGGATACGAGAACAGAGGATACCAACG GAGTCAGGAGAGTCTGCTGAAGACCTCTCTGCCTGGACTCTACCGTTCTGAGTCCCAGCTGTACCCACACGTCGTCCTCCAGAGAGTTCCTACTCCTACTGCACCATCTGCTCCTTCCGCTCCATCGGCTCCTCTGTACCTCCACCTTCCCCCGTCTTCTTCGGCAGGCTCCTCCCCAGCCCACACCATTACCCAAAGCCAGCCCCAGATCATGACGCAGTACCCGACGCCAACGTATCCGCCCAACCCCAACACAGCTGTGCCTACTTACCCCCACCCAACACCAGCTCCTATttaccccaaccccaacccacCACCTCAGAGGCCATGGCAGTAG